The segment TGCCAAGAGGCTTCGAAAATACACAATGGAAGCAGGCGATGCCCTCACGATCCCGGTGTATTTCGAGAACCGTTTCCGCGATAAGAGCAAGCTTCTGAGAACTATCTCAGCCCTGTTCATCCTTATATTCTTCCTCTTCTACACATCCTCCGGATTCGTTGCCGGCGGTAAACTTTTCAGCACGGTCTTCGGAGTAGAATACATCACTGCACTGACCATCGGAGTGCTTGTTATCATCTCATACACTTTCATGGGAGGATTCATGGCGGTCTGCTGGACAGATTTCTTCCAGGGCCTGCTAATGATCCTTGCAATTACACTGGTACCTCTGACAGCCATGAACGGCCTTGGAGGAATCTCTTCGACCACTGATATCATCAGGACCATCGACCCAAGCCTCCTGAGCCCGTTCACAGGTTCAGATGGAAGTGTGATCTCCCTGATGGCAATAGTGTCACTCATGGCATGGGGATTCGGATATTTCGGACAGCCGCACATTCTTGTGCGTTTCATGGCCATCAACAACCCTGAGGAGATAAAGCAGTCCCGTGCAATAGCAATGTCGTGGGTCACTATCTCCCTTGCATTTGCGGTTATCGTTGGGCTTGTGGGAAGAGCATATGTACCCGAGTTCCTTGCAGGAGCTACAAGCGAGACAGTGTTCATGGTAATGGTCAACAGCCTCTTCCACCCTGTAGTTGCAGGAATTATGCTGGCAGCGATCCTAGCAGCCATAATGAGTACTGCTGATTCACAGTTGCTAGTAGCAGCATCCGCTTTCACAGAGGACATCTATACGCTGCTCTTCAAGTCAGATGCCAGCCAGAGAGAACTTGTCTGGATGGGACGTTTCACAGTTATCGGCATCTCCCTGCTTGCATACTACTTCGCACTCGACCCGGAAAGCTCGGTACTTGATCTTGTGGCCTACGCATGGGCCGGATTCGGTGCAGCTTTCGGACCTGCCATCCTCTTCTCACTGTTCTCAAAGAAGATGACAAGGAATGCAGCACTTGCAGGAATGCTCATTGGCGGACTCACGGTCATCGTCTGGAAACAGCATTCAGGAGGCATCTTCGACCTCTATGAGATCGTTCCGGGATTCGTGCTTTCAAGCATTGCCATCATGCTGATCACCAGATTTGGTGAGGAGCCGGAACAGGAAATTCAGGATGAGTTCGAGAAAGTTCAGAGGTCGGTCTGAACTTTTTACTTTTTACATTTTACTTATCGTTAGTATCCAAAGCTAGCAATATTGATCTGAAAAGTAAAAAAGCATGGTACAAACCTCTTTTTTATTTTTCAAGACCTGGCATTTCCACATCCACAAGTGCAAATTGCAACCCGATTGGGAAACGCTATCGAAATGCAGTTTTCAATCATTTCTTATGACATCTTATCAGAATTTCAGCAGCTTCCACAGCCTCTGTGGCAGTCCTTACACAGGCATCGGCACCGATCTTGTCAGCATATTCCTGTGTAACAGGAGCACCACTGACCATTACTTTTACATCATCCCGACTTCCTTTTTCTTTCAAGAGATCGATGATCTCCCTGAGATTGTTCATTGTCGTGCTTGTCATAGAGGATGCTGCAATGATGGTAGCTTTATTCTCAATTGCTGCATCGACAAACTCTGATGGACCTAGGTCCTTACCCAGATCGATCACATTAAAGCCTGCAATTCGTAACATACTTGATGCAATGTTCTTCCCCAGATCATGCGTGTCATTCCTGACAGTGCCTATGACAACAGTTCCTTTGCTTTCGACCTTTATCCCACTTTCAGCCAGCCTTTCAGCAATGAGATCGTTCGCTTTATCAAGAAGAGAAGCTGAATTCATCAACTGGGCAAGGAAATATTCTTTTTCGTCAAATCTTCTACCGATCTCAGTCAGAGCCTCAACGAATTTTTTCAGAAGGTCTTTCACGTCATAGCCGCTTTCAAACCACTTTTCAATGACCTCGAAGACCCTATTTTCATCAATTTTCACAAATGATTCGTATGCTTGACCGAGAAGTTCCTCTTTTGATAGCATTACACTCCCCCTTTAAAGTACCATAATAAATGTTCATGGAACACTATATAATACTGTTTATTCAGTGATCTGGAAATGACTCAACCTGCTGGATAGATAGTTTACATTTAATAGTGTAGGCTAACGTGGATCTGTGATCAGCAATTCAATAATAATGAAAAATAAAAAGTGAAATTTGTGATGATATCCTGCGAATTTAGTCGCAGGAGATCATTGATTTAAGCAAATGGGTGCTCTGCAGAGTCCTTCTTTGCAAGTGCTTCATCGACTGTTGGTGTTCCGTCAACAGCACGCTTTATTGCCATCTTTGTTGCTTCGTAGTTGAACTCGTAGATCTTTTCCTTGTCTGTTGCATCCCATTCGAGGAAGACTGAAACAATGATGAGAAGGTTCTCTGCTTCTTCTTTTGGAATGACGCCATCAGCTACACTGTCCATTACAGCTTTTGCAACAGCTGCCTGCGCAGGTCCGAACATCAGGGAAGCCTGAGATACATTCTTGATGGTTACCTTGTTCACCAGAAGTGTTGCAGGTTTTGGCATGACATTTGGTTCAAGGACTGCAAGTAATGGGGAATGACCCTGCTGTGGGTTTGCAAGTGCGTTCATGAACGCGGTCTCAACTGCACTTCCCTTTGTACCGATAACAAGATCGATGTGTGCAACTTCTGGTCCTTCTCCTACCAATGCTTCGCCAATTAAGCTGTTTGTGAATTTTGCCATATTTTATTCTCCATTTAGCCTGTAGAATGACATTATCCAGGTGTTAACGGAAGTAATTTAAGGTATTACCGAATTTTATTCCGAAATCTGGAAGCATTCTACAAGACCGGTTTAGCACCCCCTAATTACAAAAGGTTATTTAATAACTTAATCTAACCAAATGGTAACCAGGTGAGAAATCATGGGAGAATTGGAAAACAGCCCGATCGATAAAGCTATCAGATTGATAAGCAAGAAATGGACACTGAACATCATCCGGGATATGTTCTGTGGCAGCACACACTTCAACGATTTTTTAAAGAATAATCCCAAGCTCAGCAGCAAGGTCCTTTCAGACAAATTGCGTCAGCTGGAAAAAGATGAACTTATAGAAAAGGTGATCACCTCCAAAACACCACTGAACATAGAATATCACCTGACAGGCAAAGGCCGGAATCTTAACAGGGTACTTTTCGAACTTTCCGAATTCGCTTACAAGGAGTGCTTGGACGAATCTGCTCCGGAATGTACAGAGAAAAGCTTTGAGCTTACAAAGAAGATCCTCGGAATTAATGATCAATGAGCACGTAACATTAAATGTTAATTATCAAATATAACCGTAATAGCTCAAAAAAATAAAAAGAGAAGCAAGGACAAATATCCTTACTTTACTTTGACTTCACTTATCTCATCTGTTCATCTTCTTCATCCTTCCTTCTCTTCCAGAGAACGAAGAGGAAAATTCCCAGAATTCCTGCGATCACAGGAAGCAACCACATTGAACTTGTAAATCTTTCTTCTGTAGAATCACCTAAATGTCCACTGTCGGTTGTGGTGTCAACATCCTCACTTTCCACAGGGAACATTGCATCCATACCAAATGGCAGCGCTGCTACTGCGAACTCTGAGAATCCCGGAGTCCTCACTGTGAAGTAATAATAGTCTTTATCCACTGAAGAGGAAACAACTTCAAGCATTTCCCATTCAACATACTCAGCGCCGCAGTGAGTCACAGTTGTGGTGGTTGGATCAAGTTCATTCTGCTCATACCATGCTACAGGAACACGGATGTGGATCAGTGCACTTTCCGTGCTTCCCGGACTACTGGTGTCAATATTGATGTATCCATAGACACGAGCTCCATTGCCTACTGCAAATGATATGTCAGCAGGTTCTTCCTAAGAGGATGATGAGCTCTGAGTGATGGTCACATCCATGTCATCGACATCCCTGCCCAGATTAATGTCCACACCGGTGACCATACATCCGGCAGTTTTGAGCTGGTCAAGTGTATCGATCTCAACGGTATCTCCTGACATGACATCTCCCACATCAAACTCTCTGGAAGCCTCAAGTGCTGAGCAGGCAGCTTCATTTTCCTGCTTTTCCTTCAGATCCTGGAAGTAGTAGTAGTTTGGAAGACCGTTGTCATCAGATGATCCACCCCCGGTGCTTGTTTTAACAGTTGTGAAGTTACTGATCTGGGAAGAGTTGTTGAAACCAAAAATGTCGTAGCTGACTACCTTATAGTAGTACAGTGTTTCATCCTGAAGTCCGGTTAGCATGATACTGTGATCTGTTCCAAATACTGCTTTTGAAGCATTCATAGAGACATTTGAATCGAGACCATAGTATACCGTGGAATTGGCAGCTTCATTAGTCTTCCATGAGATTGTGGCAGACCTGTCTGTCACCTGTGATGCGGTCACATTGGTTATTTTCATATCGATTGCATCAATACCATAGGCAATAGGACCGATCGGAACAATATTACCACCAAGATCCTCAACAGTCGCATTCAGATAATACATTCCGGATTGCAGTGATGTGAAGTTCACAGAAAGACTGCCGGGGTATGATGTGGAATTGAACAATCCTGTACTGTTGTAAAGGTAGATAGTAACATTCCTTATGCCCATATTATCAGATGCTGTTACATTGGCAAATACCCAGTCCTGACTGAAATTACCTGAAGGTAGCACATCATCATTGAATACAATTACCGGATCGGTTGTATCAAGCAGGATAGATCTTGTTTCAGTTTCATTGGTGTTACCGGCATAATCCCAGACACTTGCGTTCAGCTGGTAGTAATCATCAGCAAGACCGCTGAAAGTAACGGAATGAGTAGGCTCAGCACTGATGCTGGAATCAACAACTCCACTGCTGTTGTACAGGTAGATTCCGGAAGCGTTCAGCCACATGTCACTCACGCTTATGTTACCAACAATGTAGCTCTGGCTGAAATTGCCTGCATCAGTTGTCTCATCATTGAAATCGATCGCAGGTTTAGCAGTATCCAGTGTGATCTCCAGAGTAGAGGTAGTGTTGGTGTTACCTGCAAGATCAACTACGGTTGCATTCAGGTAATAGACACCATCAGCAAGACCTGTGAATTCGTTGGAAAGGTTACCATTACCTTCGGTTGTACTGGAATCCACAAGTGAACTCTCATTGTACAGGGATATTGTAAGACTGGAATAGCCGAATAAATCGAAGGATGTAACGTTAGCAAAGATACTGGTATGACTGAAGTTACCTTCAGCAGTTGTATCCTCGTTGAATACAATTAACGGATCGGTTGTATCAAGCAGGATAGATCTTGTTTCAGTTTCATTGGTGTTACCGGCATAGTCCCAGACACTTGCATTCAACTGATAGTAACCATCAGCAAGATCGCTGAAAGTAACGGAATGAGTTGAATCAGCACTAATGCTGGAATCAACAAGTCCACTGCTGTTGTACAGGTAGATTCCGGAAGCATTCAACCACATGTCACTCACACTTATGTTACCAACAATGTAGCTCTGGCTGAAATTGCCTTCATCAGTTGTCTCATCATTGAAATCGATCGCAGGTTTAACAGTATCCAGTTTGATCTCCAGAGTAGAGGTAGTGTTGGTGTTACCTGCAAGGTCAGCTACGGTTGCATTCAGGTAATAGACACCATCAGCAAGACCTGTGAATTCATGAGAAAGGTTCCCAAGACCAGTGGTTGTACTGGAATCCACAAGTGAACTCTCATTGTACAGGGATATTGTAAGACTGGAATAGCCGAATAAATCGAAGGATGTAACGTTAGCAAAGATACTGGTATGACTGAAGTTACCTTCAGCAGTTGTATCCTCGTTGAATACAATTACCGGATCGGTTGTATCAAGCAGGATAGATCTTGTTTCAGTCTCATTGGTGTTACCGGCATAGTCCCAGGCACTTGCATTCAACTGATAGTAACCATCAGCAAGATCGCTGAAAGTAACGGAATGAGTTGAATCAGCACTAATGCTGGAATCAACAGGTCCACTGCTGTTGTACAGGTAGATTCCGGAAGCGTTCAGCCACATGTCACTCACGCTTATGTTACCAACAATGTAGTTCTGGCTGAAATTGCCCTCATCAGTTGTCTCATCATTGAAATCGATCGCAGGTTTAGCAGTATCCAGTGTGATCTCCAGAGTAGAGGTAGTGTTGGTGTTACCTGCAAGATCAAATACGGTTGCATTCAGGTAATAGACACCATCAGCAAGACTTGTGAATTCGTTGGAAAGGTTACCATTACCTTCGGTTGTACTGGAAGCCACAAGTGAACTCTCATTGTACAGGGATATTGTGAGGCTGGAATAGCCGAAAACATCGAAGGATGTAACGTTAGCAAAGATACGGGTCTGGCTGAAGTTACCTTCAGCAGTTGTATCCTCGTTGAATACAATTACCGGATCGGTTGTATCAAGCAGGATAGATCTTGTTTCAGTCTCATTAGTGTTACCGGCATAGTCCCAGACACTGGCATTCAACTGATAGTAACCATCAGCAAGATCGCTGAAAGTAACGGAATGAGTTGAATCAGCACTAATGCTGGAATCAACAACTCCACTGCTGTTGTACAGGTAGATTCCGGAAGCATTCAGCCACATGTCACTCACGCTTATGTTACCAACAATGTAGCTCTGGCTGAAATTGCCCTCATCAGTTGTCTCATCATTGAAATCGATCGCAGGTTTAACAGTATCCAGTGTGATCTCCAGAGTAGAGGTAGTGTTGGTGTTACCTGCAAGATCAACTACGGTTGCATTCAGGTAATAGACACCATCAGCAAGACTTGTGAATTCGTTGGAAAGGTTACCATTACCTTCGGTTGTACTGGAATCCACAAGTGAACTCTCATTGTACAGGGATATTGTGAGGCTGGAATAGCCGAAAACATCGAAGGATGTAACGTTAGCAAAGATACGGGTCTGGCTGAAGTTACCTTCAGCAGTTGTATCCTCGTTGAATACAATTACCGGATCGGTTGTATCAAGCAGGATAGATCTTGTTTCAGTCTCATTAGTGTTACCTGCATAGTCCCAGACACTGGCATTCAACTGATAGTAACCATCAGCAAGATCGCTGAAAGTAACGGAATGAGTTGAATCAGCACTAATGCTGGAATCAACAACTCCACTGCTGTTGTACAGGTAGATTCCGGAAGCATTCAGCCACATGTCACTCACGCTTATGTTACCAACAATGTAGTTCTGACTGAAATTGCCCTCATCGGTTGTCTCATCATTGAAATCGATCGCAGGTTTAACAGTATCCAGTGTGATCTCCATAGTAGAGGTAGTGTTGGTGTTACCTGCAAGGTCAACTACGGTTGCATTCAGGTAATAGACACCATCAGCAAGACCTGTGAATTCGTTGGAAAGGTTACCATTACCTTCGGTTGTACTGGAATCCACAAGTGAACTCTCATTGTACAGGGATATTGTGAGGCTGGAATAGCCGAAAACATCGAAGGATGTAACGTTAGCAAAGATACTGTTCTGACTGAAGTTACCTTCAGCAGTTGTATCCTCGTTGAATACAATTACCGGATCGGTTGTATCAAGCAGGATAGATCTTGTTTCAGTCTCATTAGTGTTACCGGCATAGTCCCAGGCACTGGCATTCAACTGATAGTAACCATCAGCAAGATCGCTGAAAGTAACGGAATGAGTTGAATCAGCACTAATGCTGGAATCAACAGGTCCACTGTTGTTGTACAGGTAGATTCCGGAAGCGTTCAGCCACATGTCACTCACGCTTATGTTACCAACAATGTAGCTCTGGCTGAAATTGCCCTCATCGGTTGTCTCATCATTGAAATCAATGAACGGAGCATTGTTGTCTATTGTTACACCGATAACATTGCTTGAACAGAACTTTTCAGCTGTTTCATTCTCACATGCTACCCAGGTAATATTGTAGATACCATCTGCAAATTGGGTACTATCGAAAGTGACAGAAGAAACATCCTGAGGGAGAGAAATATATCCACCAACATCGCCTGTGGTGTTGCTCAGGCTGATATTGGACACGAAAGCATCCTCGTTGTTATCGGTTACAGATGCATTCACGTAGAAAGTACCGGAAATATAAGCATCCGGTTCAGGTGCAATTATAGCCACATGCGGTGCTGTATTAATAAAAGTGATATCAAATTCGCTAATCTCGAAACCAGCGAGTACTTCATCGATCTGTTCAAGAACCTCACCTTCTTCCACAGTGACCCAGAGGTTGAAATTGTATGTTTCACCCGGTGTCAGACCACCAGTGGTGTAGTAGATGAAAGCGTTACCAATATCATCATCTGACATAAGGTATCGCTCCTTCTTTGAATAACAGTCAGGAACCTGAGTACAGTTGATGAAATATGTCGGTGTCTGAGAGCCGGAAAGTGAGCTGAAAGAGCTGGTCATTGCGAGGAAGTAACCGGTACCATTATACACAGTCACACTTTCGGTTGCCAGTAGATGCGTACCAGCTGGAAGCTGGAGATCATTTGAAGCATCTGTACCCTCGTTGGAAACAGAGAAGCTACTTATCTCATATGCTCCCGAGTCTTTCAGGTCAAAGTCAAGTACCTTTCCAACAACGTTCGTATTCACACCGCTGCTCTTTGAGAAAATGCTGTAATTGGTTGATGAGGTCTCAACCTGATCTACGAATATACCGGAAACAGAGCCAACGTCAAAGGCACTTCCCTGATGTCTTGACCAGGATGTTGAAGTGTCACCTGAGTTGAGATCCTTATAGTAATATTGTAACACTGATTCCAGATCAGAACTCAGTGAGTATTTACCTATCACAAAGGTACCGGATTCAACACTCTTTTCCACAGACCAGTTAAATGCGTCATTAAATGTAGTAGAAGAGTGACTATAGCTCACATCCGTAAGCTGCTCACGAACCTGGTTTCCTTCTGCCGTAACGAACTTCAAGAGAGTTATGTCAATATCATTAACCTCTACCGCACCGTTGCCTGTCCTGTTGAACTCATAAGTAATATTATGTGTCCCGGAAGAAGGAATAGTGAAACTGATTGGCCTTGTTCCTGTTGAGCCTTCGTCAATATTTGACCTGTCTTTACTGAGAGACCTCATCTTTTCTTCAAGCACAGGTTCTGAGGCACCATCAACATAGATCCTGACCCATACATCATTATCCAGAGCTCCGGTCAGTTTCACGATATTCATTGTGCTCATAAGGGTAAGGTCAACATTATCACTTGAAGTATTGAATTCCACATTTATGCCTTCAACAAATTCCGAGCTGGCGAAAGTGAAATCAGTTTCATTGAGAGGAACTGCGAGGAGGGAAGTCAGATTTTGTACATCTTCACTAGCACTTACCGGAGGTAGCTGCAATAAGTACGGATAACCACTGTTAATACTGTCATCCATGGACCAAATTGAAGAGAAATCCCAACCAACAAATGTGGATTGTGTCTTCATTTCAGCTGTTGTCTTACCTGTGCCTACAGGACTTGTAGATTGACCAGAGGTTTGAGTATCCCAGTAACTATTAGTGGAAATTAACTCAAACATATCATATCCAACAAGACCACCGACAGAATCAGAACCAGTGACATACCCGGCAGAATAACTATTCAAAATTTCGCCATCCCAGCATTCTCCAACGAGACCACCTATAATAGAAATACCAGTAACATTGCAAGTGGAATAACTATTGGAAACGGTTTCAAAATCATTATACCCAAGAAGTCCACCGACATCATAGTCACCAGAAACATCTCCAGTGGAGTAACTCTGATCAACAGAACCTAAATTTACTCCAACAAGACCACCTACATAATCAAAACCAGTAATATTGCCATTGGAATGACTTTGAATAACAGAACCATCATTCCATCCAACAAGACCACCGACATAATCAACACCAGTAATGTTAACATGCTCAAGCCAAACATTATTAAGTTCTGAACTTGAACCCACATATCCAAAAAGTCCGATATAACTTGTGGATGGCCTATTTATATGAAGCCCGGTGATCACATATCCGCTACCATTAAAGCTACCTGTGAAATGACTTGAGGAACTACCTATTGGCACAAATCCGGCATTACTATTCCAGCTAATAGTTTCACTGGCATCGATATCATTAATCAATATGTAGTTTGCTGACAAGGCAGTACTCATGTTCTGAAGCTGCTCGATCGTAGAAATCTGATATGGGTTTCCGGCAGAACCGTCCCCGACTGCAAATGTGGCTGCACTCGCAGGAGATGAGATCATCATACCGATTAATATCAGCAATAAACTAAGAAAAAGTATATTATCCGTTCTTTTTATAAATACCATTATATCATCCTAAAATTTATAAATGCTTATAATTAAATAATTAAGAGAGTTTAAATGTAAGTATTATGCATGATATATATACATAACTATCGAGATAATGCGAAGTTAAAAGACCGATAGTTTTGATTTAAAAGTAAAAGCATTTAGATAACATCATCAAAACGTTGTTAAATCTATATTACATCATTTTCCTGAAATAGATAATTATAATAGCAACAAAAAACACAACAAAAATACTACCGATGAGATCATCGCTGGAAAAAGCTTCGAGGATCAATGTGCTTTACTGTTGCAGTCTCTTTTTTCTTATCATTCGACATAATTAGATACCATTCTTGAACGTAAATCTCTATATTAAAAATAATCAGGAAAAGATGGCTTTAGAAGATCAGGAAAAATCATCAGAGGTCATCTTCAAACCCATTGCAAAAAATATAAGAACTGGCGATGCAACTTTAATAAGTGGAGAAAGGGTTTATGGACACATCTACAAATGTAATTCCAATACCTCTGAAGATGACAACTGCTTTCATCGTAAGAGGAGAAGGAACTATTCTGGTCGATACCGGTTATCCGGGAAGTGAAGATGCCATTCTTGAAAAGCTCCATGAAATTGATATCGCTCCTGAGGATGTAAACCTCATTGTCCTGACCCATGGCCACCCTGATCATGCAGGAAGTGCTGCAAAGTTGCGTGAGATAACCGGTGCAAAAGTTGTTATAAACCGACTGGATGCGAATAAGCTCCGCACCGGTACTCAGGGAAATTTAAAACCTTCCAGATTTATCGGAAGGATCCTCAAGTTGTTCCTCGGACATGGAAAGAATACACGCTATCCCCCACTTGAACCCGATATTCTCATTGAGGACCTGTTTGAACTTGATGAATACGGTGTCCTGGGAAAAGTTATCTCCACACCGGGACATACTCCCGGATCTGTATCAATAATTCTGGATAATGGTGATGCCATCGTGGGAGATCTGATAGTCCCGTCACTTCTTTCCAGCAAGCCCAATATTCCTTTCTGGGCAGATGATCTGAATGAAGTTATGAAGAGCATCCAAAAGCTAGTTGACTATGCTCCGGAGAGAATATATATTGCACATTTCGGAGGACCTTACACTTTGGACGATCTAAAAAAGAGCTTCCGGATATAATTGATTATAAAGATCACATCT is part of the Methanococcoides orientis genome and harbors:
- a CDS encoding winged helix-turn-helix transcriptional regulator — its product is MGELENSPIDKAIRLISKKWTLNIIRDMFCGSTHFNDFLKNNPKLSSKVLSDKLRQLEKDELIEKVITSKTPLNIEYHLTGKGRNLNRVLFELSEFAYKECLDESAPECTEKSFELTKKILGINDQ
- the putP gene encoding sodium/proline symporter PutP, with the translated sequence MEMTSGNQSVAIIIILYLLFMLTIGFYYYRRTENLSDYILGGRKLNKWVTALSSQASDMSGWLLLGLPGYAYLAGMEAIWIALGLGIGTYLNWKFVAKRLRKYTMEAGDALTIPVYFENRFRDKSKLLRTISALFILIFFLFYTSSGFVAGGKLFSTVFGVEYITALTIGVLVIISYTFMGGFMAVCWTDFFQGLLMILAITLVPLTAMNGLGGISSTTDIIRTIDPSLLSPFTGSDGSVISLMAIVSLMAWGFGYFGQPHILVRFMAINNPEEIKQSRAIAMSWVTISLAFAVIVGLVGRAYVPEFLAGATSETVFMVMVNSLFHPVVAGIMLAAILAAIMSTADSQLLVAASAFTEDIYTLLFKSDASQRELVWMGRFTVIGISLLAYYFALDPESSVLDLVAYAWAGFGAAFGPAILFSLFSKKMTRNAALAGMLIGGLTVIVWKQHSGGIFDLYEIVPGFVLSSIAIMLITRFGEEPEQEIQDEFEKVQRSV
- a CDS encoding PGF-pre-PGF domain-containing protein; translated protein: MIHIRVPVAWYEQNELDPTTTTVTHCGAEYVEWEMLEVVSSSVDKDYYYFTVRTPGFSEFAVAALPFGMDAMFPVESEDVDTTTDSGHLGDSTEERFTSSMWLLPVIAGILGIFLFVLWKRRKDEEDEQMR
- a CDS encoding MBL fold metallo-hydrolase, whose product is MDTSTNVIPIPLKMTTAFIVRGEGTILVDTGYPGSEDAILEKLHEIDIAPEDVNLIVLTHGHPDHAGSAAKLREITGAKVVINRLDANKLRTGTQGNLKPSRFIGRILKLFLGHGKNTRYPPLEPDILIEDLFELDEYGVLGKVISTPGHTPGSVSIILDNGDAIVGDLIVPSLLSSKPNIPFWADDLNEVMKSIQKLVDYAPERIYIAHFGGPYTLDDLKKSFRI
- a CDS encoding cobalamin B12-binding domain-containing protein; translation: MLSKEELLGQAYESFVKIDENRVFEVIEKWFESGYDVKDLLKKFVEALTEIGRRFDEKEYFLAQLMNSASLLDKANDLIAERLAESGIKVESKGTVVIGTVRNDTHDLGKNIASSMLRIAGFNVIDLGKDLGPSEFVDAAIENKATIIAASSMTSTTMNNLREIIDLLKEKGSRDDVKVMVSGAPVTQEYADKIGADACVRTATEAVEAAEILIRCHKK
- a CDS encoding Ig-like domain-containing protein, whose product is MLILIGMMISSPASAATFAVGDGSAGNPYQISTIEQLQNMSTALSANYILINDIDASETISWNSNAGFVPIGSSSSHFTGSFNGSGYVITGLHINRPSTSYIGLFGYVGSSSELNNVWLEHVNITGVDYVGGLVGWNDGSVIQSHSNGNITGFDYVGGLVGVNLGSVDQSYSTGDVSGDYDVGGLLGYNDFETVSNSYSTCNVTGISIIGGLVGECWDGEILNSYSAGYVTGSDSVGGLVGYDMFELISTNSYWDTQTSGQSTSPVGTGKTTAEMKTQSTFVGWDFSSIWSMDDSINSGYPYLLQLPPVSASEDVQNLTSLLAVPLNETDFTFASSEFVEGINVEFNTSSDNVDLTLMSTMNIVKLTGALDNDVWVRIYVDGASEPVLEEKMRSLSKDRSNIDEGSTGTRPISFTIPSSGTHNITYEFNRTGNGAVEVNDIDITLLKFVTAEGNQVREQLTDVSYSHSSTTFNDAFNWSVEKSVESGTFVIGKYSLSSDLESVLQYYYKDLNSGDTSTSWSRHQGSAFDVGSVSGIFVDQVETSSTNYSIFSKSSGVNTNVVGKVLDFDLKDSGAYEISSFSVSNEGTDASNDLQLPAGTHLLATESVTVYNGTGYFLAMTSSFSSLSGSQTPTYFINCTQVPDCYSKKERYLMSDDDIGNAFIYYTTGGLTPGETYNFNLWVTVEEGEVLEQIDEVLAGFEISEFDITFINTAPHVAIIAPEPDAYISGTFYVNASVTDNNEDAFVSNISLSNTTGDVGGYISLPQDVSSVTFDSTQFADGIYNITWVACENETAEKFCSSNVIGVTIDNNAPFIDFNDETTDEGNFSQSYIVGNISVSDMWLNASGIYLYNNSGPVDSSISADSTHSVTFSDLADGYYQLNASAWDYAGNTNETETRSILLDTTDPVIVFNEDTTAEGNFSQNSIFANVTSFDVFGYSSLTISLYNESSLVDSSTTEGNGNLSNEFTGLADGVYYLNATVVDLAGNTNTTSTMEITLDTVKPAIDFNDETTDEGNFSQNYIVGNISVSDMWLNASGIYLYNSSGVVDSSISADSTHSVTFSDLADGYYQLNASVWDYAGNTNETETRSILLDTTDPVIVFNEDTTAEGNFSQTRIFANVTSFDVFGYSSLTISLYNESSLVDSSTTEGNGNLSNEFTSLADGVYYLNATVVDLAGNTNTTSTLEITLDTVKPAIDFNDETTDEGNFSQSYIVGNISVSDMWLNASGIYLYNSSGVVDSSISADSTHSVTFSDLADGYYQLNASVWDYAGNTNETETRSILLDTTDPVIVFNEDTTAEGNFSQTRIFANVTSFDVFGYSSLTISLYNESSLVASSTTEGNGNLSNEFTSLADGVYYLNATVFDLAGNTNTTSTLEITLDTAKPAIDFNDETTDEGNFSQNYIVGNISVSDMWLNASGIYLYNSSGPVDSSISADSTHSVTFSDLADGYYQLNASAWDYAGNTNETETRSILLDTTDPVIVFNEDTTAEGNFSHTSIFANVTSFDLFGYSSLTISLYNESSLVDSSTTTGLGNLSHEFTGLADGVYYLNATVADLAGNTNTTSTLEIKLDTVKPAIDFNDETTDEGNFSQSYIVGNISVSDMWLNASGIYLYNSSGLVDSSISADSTHSVTFSDLADGYYQLNASVWDYAGNTNETETRSILLDTTDPLIVFNEDTTAEGNFSHTSIFANVTSFDLFGYSSLTISLYNESSLVDSSTTEGNGNLSNEFTGLADGVYYLNATVVDLAGNTNTTSTLEITLDTAKPAIDFNDETTDAGNFSQSYIVGNISVSDMWLNASGIYLYNSSGVVDSSISAEPTHSVTFSGLADDYYQLNASVWDYAGNTNETETRSILLDTTDPVIVFNDDVLPSGNFSQDWVFANVTASDNMGIRNVTIYLYNSTGLFNSTSYPGSLSVNFTSLQSGMYYLNATVEDLGGNIVPIGPIAYGIDAIDMKITNVTASQVTDRSATISWKTNEAANSTVYYGLDSNVSMNASKAVFGTDHSIMLTGLQDETLYYYKVVSYDIFGFNNSSQISNFTTVKTSTGGGSSDDNGLPNYYYFQDLKEKQENEAACSALEASREFDVGDVMSGDTVEIDTLDQLKTAGCMVTGVDINLGRDVDDMDVTITQSSSSS
- the fae gene encoding formaldehyde-activating enzyme translates to MAKFTNSLIGEALVGEGPEVAHIDLVIGTKGSAVETAFMNALANPQQGHSPLLAVLEPNVMPKPATLLVNKVTIKNVSQASLMFGPAQAAVAKAVMDSVADGVIPKEEAENLLIIVSVFLEWDATDKEKIYEFNYEATKMAIKRAVDGTPTVDEALAKKDSAEHPFA